A stretch of the Chanos chanos chromosome 1, fChaCha1.1, whole genome shotgun sequence genome encodes the following:
- the kcnk13a gene encoding potassium channel subfamily K member 13a — protein sequence MACRGTCCCGFGPVNEDNARFVMLALLIIVYLLCGAAVFSALEHPKEKQAKERWAQRFEHFSLKHNLSKNELEKFLRYYEEANIAGIRVDTLRPRWDFTGAFYFVGTVVSTIGFGMTTPATVGGKIFLIFYGLIGCAATILFFNLFLERIITVLAYVLKSCHEIQRRRKGVLPHDSRRDSSNTGGNEADNLAGWKPSVYCVMLILCVAAIIISCCASAMYSSVEGWGYFDSLYFCFVAFSTIGFGDMVSSQRAAYESQTAYRLGNFLFLLMGVCCIYSLFNVISIIIKQVLNWLLKKLEVTCRHCPGKPFRPRRNAVVPGHVRTRRVISIDTDAVNDSETDGRRLSGEMISMRDFLAANKVNLAIMQKQLSEMANGHPRPSSSNNRQNGFSGGVGALGIMNNRLAETSVDR from the exons ATGGCATGTCGAGGTACttgctgctgtgggtttggtCCTGTGAATGAAGATAATGCGAGGTTTGTAATGTTGGCACTTCTTATTATCGTTTATCTCCTGTGCGGTGCCGCTGTCTTTTCAGCACTCGAGCACCCGAAAGAGAAACAGGCGAAAGAGAGGTGGGCACAAAGATTCGAGCACTTCAGTCTAAAGCACAATCTCAGCAAAAACGAGCTGGAGAAGTTTCTGAGGTATTACGAGGAGGCGAACATCGCTGGGATCCGCGTGGACACTCTCAGACCTCGCTGGGATTTTACCGGTGCCTTCTATTTCGTAGGGACGGTGGTCTCAACCATTG GTTTTGGGATGACCACGCCTGCCACGGTTGGCGGCAAGATTTTCCTGATCTTTTACGGCCTGATCGGCTGTGCGGCCACCATCTTATTTTTCAACCTGTTCCTGGAGAGAATCATAACCGTGCTGGCCTATGTGCTCAAGTCCTGCCATGAAATTCAACGCCGACGCAAAGGAGTGCTGCCTCATGACAGCAGACGGGACTCAAGCAACACTGGGGGAAATGAAGCGGACAACTTGGCCGGCTGGAAGCCATCCGTCTACTGTGTGATGCTGATCCTGTGCGTGGCGGCTATCATCATTTCTTGCTGTGCTTCAGCCATGTACTCCTCAGTAGAAGGATGGGGATACTTTGACTCACTCTACTTCTGCTTCGTGGCCTTCAGCACCATTGGCTTTGGAGACATGGTGAGCAGCCAGCGAGCCGCGTACGAAAGCCAGACAGCTTACAGGCTCGgcaactttctttttctcctcatggGCGTCTGCTGCATCTATTCCCTCTTCAATGTCATCTCCATCATTATCAAGCAGGTTCTCAACTGGTTGCTGAAGAAGCTGGAGGTCACCTGCAGACACTGCCCCGGAAAACCCTTCCGCCCTCGCAGGAACGCTGTAGTTCCGGGCCACGTACGCACGCGCCGCGTCATCTCGATAGATACAGATGCGGTCAATGACAGTGAGACTGACGGACGCAGGCTGTCCGGGGAAATGATCTCTATGAGAGATTTCCTAGCAGCAAATAAAGTCAATTTGGCCATCATGCAGAAGCAGTTGTCTGAAATGGCCAATGGTCATCCACGTCCGTCCAGCTCTAATAATCGACAGAACGGGTTCTCTGGTGGGGTTGGAGCTTTGGGGATCATGAATAATCGACTGGCAGAGACTAGCGTGGATAGATGa